One window of bacterium genomic DNA carries:
- a CDS encoding MFS transporter codes for MEIDQKKLENNIWKFYLYEILYSMMFYTPIIVLFYQNNGLKLTQIMILQSISSVVWIFAEIPTGHFADVIGRKKSLLMTGIFATLAMTLYAFGNNFYYFLFAVLSWALAGAFISGADSAFMYDNLKALGREHSYKKIWGNAIFFYSAGVAVASIVGGLLGGLNLRYPFFAMIPFYLLLVLVSLSFYEPKLNRNLTPKNSIFNSMGLIKEAIFHNKEIRWLICYSAVITSATGVAYWLYQPYFELSGLKIVYFGLVFAAFNLISAVSAKYSHVIEEKLGRKASLVSLFVLTSLCYLLMGKIVFIFGFVIAFIMQFVDGFSSVVISDYIHKETDSSVRATTFSVKGFIEHIFYALMAPLVGWVVDVYTLPQALIVMGVIVGVVGFIFIGVRTFSSKNELINGV; via the coding sequence ATGGAAATTGATCAAAAGAAATTAGAAAATAATATTTGGAAATTTTATCTATACGAAATTTTGTATAGCATGATGTTCTATACCCCGATTATTGTTTTGTTTTATCAAAATAATGGCCTGAAACTAACTCAGATAATGATTTTGCAATCAATCAGTTCTGTTGTTTGGATATTCGCGGAAATCCCTACCGGCCATTTTGCCGATGTTATTGGCAGAAAAAAGTCCTTGTTAATGACGGGTATTTTCGCAACTTTAGCGATGACACTATATGCGTTTGGAAATAATTTTTACTATTTTCTTTTTGCAGTTTTATCTTGGGCTCTGGCTGGTGCATTTATCTCGGGCGCTGATTCCGCTTTCATGTATGACAATTTAAAAGCGTTAGGAAGAGAACATTCCTATAAAAAAATTTGGGGTAACGCAATTTTCTTTTATTCTGCAGGAGTCGCTGTGGCCAGTATTGTTGGCGGTTTGTTGGGGGGTCTTAATTTACGCTACCCGTTTTTTGCAATGATTCCATTCTATCTGTTGTTGGTCCTTGTTTCACTTTCTTTTTATGAGCCCAAACTTAATCGCAATTTGACGCCTAAAAATTCCATATTTAATTCAATGGGATTGATTAAAGAGGCAATTTTTCATAATAAAGAAATACGATGGCTAATTTGTTATTCTGCTGTTATTACCAGTGCTACTGGTGTTGCTTATTGGCTGTATCAGCCCTACTTTGAATTGTCTGGTCTCAAAATCGTCTACTTCGGTTTGGTATTTGCCGCTTTTAACTTGATTAGTGCCGTTAGCGCTAAGTATTCACATGTGATTGAAGAGAAATTGGGTCGGAAAGCTTCATTAGTGTCATTGTTTGTGCTTACCAGTCTTTGTTATTTATTAATGGGAAAGATTGTTTTTATCTTTGGTTTTGTTATTGCCTTTATTATGCAATTTGTCGACGGTTTTTCGTCTGTCGTAATTTCCGATTATATCCACAAAGAAACCGATTCGAGTGTTCGGGCAACCACATTTTCTGTAAAGGGTTTTATTGAGCATATATTTTACGCACTGATGGCGCCCTTGGTGGGGTGGGTGGTTGATGTGTACACCTTACCGCAG